A single genomic interval of Juglans regia cultivar Chandler chromosome 1, Walnut 2.0, whole genome shotgun sequence harbors:
- the LOC109013265 gene encoding prostatic spermine-binding protein-like — MEAKHGSVVATLGYGALMCAGEALGTLLLSALVKTLLSATLQDPNIKGDQCTQYQDNLVDADGDDGNEDDEEDDNDGDGGFEEGEDELSSEDGGEYGGNPNNNKSNSKKGPDGGGAGGAEENGEDEEDDEDDGDDQDEDEDDDEDDDEDDDGGEEEGDEGVEGEEANEEEEDEDEEALQPPKKRKK, encoded by the exons ATGGAGGCGAAGCATGGTTCAGTGGTAGCTACGCTTGGTTATGGTGCGCTAATGTGCGCCGGGGAGGCTTTAGGGACCTTGCTGCTCTCGGCTCTGGTGAAAACCCTGCTTTCTGCAACG CTTCAGGATCCTAACATCAAAGGTGATCAATGCACCCAATACCAAGACAATCTGGTTGATGCTGATGGAGATGATGGCAATGAAGATGACGAGGAAGATGATAATGATGGTGACGGTGGGTTTGAAGAAGGCGAAGACGAGCTGTCGTCTGAAGATGGAGGAGAATATGGTGGCAACCCCAACAACAATAAGAGTAACTCAAAGAAAGGTCcagatggtggtggtgcaggtGGAGCAGAGGAAAAcggagaagatgaagaggatgatgaaGACGACGGTGATGACCAGGATGAAGACGAAGACGATGATGAAGATGACGACGAGGATGATGATGGTGGTGAAGAGGAAGGGGATGAAGGGGTAGAGGGAGAAGAAGCAaatgaggaagaggaggatgaaGACGAGGAAGCACTCCAGCCCccaaagaagaggaagaagtga
- the LOC109013264 gene encoding UBP1-associated protein 2B-like, whose translation MATTPKTKKRRLVKKSKKDDLQQEVDTTSTSNKKPKTEKPRKPQPQPPPQQQSLNTDSGSDSDSDSDSLPKLLELFSKGQLIDLISSTALQLPSLSRLVRQVADRDVSHRKIFVHGLGWDTTRQTLLSAFEPFGEIEDCTLVTDKVSGKAKGYAFVLFKTRKSAQEALKNPTKKIGNRLASWQLASVGPGAPLQSQDVASRRIYVNNVPADTDAEILRQFFANFGEIEAGPFGFDQTTGKSRGFALFVYKSETGAKKVLEEPFRTFQGHRLHCQKATDGKGKNLVQGHVAAQPPLQAQRPPVLAAAQNSALFGQHPNLNPLYSGFVPSPETGFLAPAGVLNPALVAGALNPSVIPTTQFGGNQSFLGAHGGSGVGLQHLYPNMQVGQPSAGRNQGGGGSISGYPSYM comes from the exons ATGGCGACGACACCCAAAACTAAAAAGCGAAGGCTTGTAAAAAAATCCAAGAAGGACGATCTACAACAAGAAGTCGataccacctccacctccaacAAAAAACCCAAAACCGAAAAGCCCCGGAAACCCCAACCCCAGCCACCACCACAACAACAATCCCTAAACACTGATTCCGgatccgattccgactccgactcgGACTCCCTCCCCAAACTCCTGGAGCTCTTCTCCAAAGGCCAGCTTATCGACCTCATCTCCAGCACCGCCCTTCAGCTCCCCTCCCTCTCCCGCCTCGTTCGCCAGGTGGCCGACCGCGACGTCTCTCACCGCAAGATCTTCGTACATGGCCTCGGCTGGGACACCACTCGCCAGACACTACTCTCTGCCTTTGAGCCCTTTGGAGAGATAGAGGACTGCACCCTCGTCACAGACAAGGTCAGTGGAAAAGCCAAGGGATACGCCTTCGTCTTGTTCAAGACCCGGAAGAGCGCCCAAGAGGCTCTCAAGAACCCTACGAAGAAGATCGGCAACCGACTCGCCTCGTGGCAGCTGGCTTCCGTGGGCCCTGGGGCACCATTGCAGTCCCAGGACGTTGCGTCGCgaaggatttacgtgaacaaCGTGCCAGCCGATACCGACGCCGAGATATTGAGACAATTCTTCGCAAATTTCGGGGAGATCGAGGCGGGTCCATTTGGGTTCGATCAGACCACCGGAAAATCCAGAGGCTTTGCGTTGTTCGTGTATAAGAGCGAGACCGGTGCCAAGAAGGTTCTGGAAGAGCCGTTTAGAACATTTCAGGGGCACCGATTGCATTGCCAGAAGGCAACCGATGGGAAGGGCAAGAATCTGGTGCAGGGGCATGTGGCGGCACAACCACCGTTACAAGCGCAGCGACCACCGGTTTTGGCAGCGGCGCAGAATTCGGCACTGTTTGGGCAGCACCCGAACCTGAACCCGTTGTACAGCGGGTTCGTTCCGAGTCCAGAAACGGGGTTCTTGGCACCTGCAGGGGTGTTGAACCCGGCATTGGTGGCCGGGGCATTGAACCCGAGCGTGATCCCGACCACCCAGTTCGGGGGAAATCAGTCTTTCCTCGGGGCCCACGGCGGGTCAGGTGTGGGTCTGCAGCACTTGTATCCAAACATGCAGGTGGGACAGCCGAGTGCCGGTAGGAATCAGGGCGGTGGTGGCTCTATCAGTGGGTACCCTTCATATATGTG A